The sequence CGAGTCGTGTGCCTTAAACCGGACTCAGCCACCCTCCCTTCTGAATTTTAACGATTTCCAATTCCGGATTTTACCCTGCATTGACTTTCTATACGGTCGTTATCTCCGGTTGTTGCCAGGGGCGTTGCAGCCGCCCGAAAACAAGCCGAAGAAAAACCCCGCCTGAGAGTCAACCCAAGTCCAGTTTCTCTATCGAGATCAGAACCCGGGAAACTACGTGCGCACCCATGCGGGGAGCAAGGAAAATTGGACAAGTCTCCGCACAAAACTTCTCTCCGTTGCCAAAAATCGCATGAAGGACCCCGTGGACGCCGCCGAAGGAAACGCCGCGCAATGAGCGAGTAGCGAGGGTCACGGCGTTTTCAGGGAGCCGGGTTTCCCAAATGCCGATTCGAGGCGGGTGAATTCCTCGGGGCTGAGCGGAAGAATCGAGCCGTGACGGAAGAGGAAGAGAAAGCGGAAATCCGGCGCGGGTGTGAATTGTCCGGCGGCGAGATCCTCGGTGACGAAGGGATGATAACCGGCGTTCTTGCTGTATCGATCGAGCACGAGGCACCAGACGGCGGGCTTGCCGTCGGTCACGGGCTTGAGCTGATAACATTCCGGGCCCTCGTAGCCCGCAGTTGCGCGAGCGAGAACCCCGGCACGCCGGCCCACAGTCCGGTCAACTTGTCGCTGACCTCCATCTGCAGCGAAAATCGCTAACGAGGTGAAAAGGAAAGCGAGAACCGGGAGGATTCCCTTCAGGAAAAATCGAAATAAGGGGGAAGATGTCGGGAGGCCATGAGAGCCGGAATTGGAAATCACCCGCCCATCTCGCGGCAGGTTTCGAATCGGACAGCCAGTCTCGCGGGACGCGCTATTTCCGGAGGATTCGCAGCTTCTTTGGCGCACCGCGAACACCGTCAGCACCGACGCCGCGCACCGTCACGATATTTTTCCCCATCTCGAGACCCTTCACGCGAAGTTTCCAAGTCGAGCCTGCGGAACTGAGGCGAAACTTTCCCTTTTTGCCGAGACGCCATTCAATTTTCGCCACGCTGGATGATGCCGTGCCCTTGAGCGTGAGAATCGATTTCCCCGTGCTCAACCTGGCGGCTCCCTTGATGGCAATCGACGGAAGGATTGGCACGGAGGTTTCCGGCAGGATCATGATCTCGCTGAAAACGAGGTTGTCCGTATTGAGGCCATTTGCCAGCAACGGAAGGTTCGTGAAGGCGTTCCCCAGCGCGCCGCTCGCATTGTAAACTCCCACCCCATCATTCGCCTCGTCGACGAAGGCCGTATTGAACAGAGCGAGCACATCGAAACCGGCAATCACCCGGCCAAAAACCGTGAAGCCGCCGTTCTGACTGTCGAGACTCGCGGAGTTATCCGCGAGATTGAGGAACCATTCCGAGGTGGCAGAGTCAGGCCCGCCCCCGGGAACGGGATTCCCGTCACCGTCCTCGGCGGGCAATTTTGCCATCGCAATGGTTCCGTAGGTGTTGCTGTAGGTCTTTCCCACGGAAAACTCGTTCACGATGGGGGCATAGGCTTCGACGGCAGTGACAGCGTAAGTGCCGTCCGGATTCGCCGTCAGCCCGTAGCCGCCGCCTTGCAGGACAAATCCCGGGCTCAGGCGGTGGAGAAAGCATCCGCTGTAGCGGCCCGCTTTAAGGTAACGCAGGAAATTCGTGACGGTGACCGGCTTGTCCTGATCGTAGAGTTCGAAATCGATATTTCCGATTGTGGTCGCAATGCGCACCTTTGTGCCCCCTCTCGCCGGCAAGGTCATCAGGACAACGACGACCAGGATAGAGACGACGGAAAAAATCCGTTGGAGTGGGCAACGTTCCATGAAGACGACGGGAAGGAAATGAGGGGGCGAAAAAATTCGCCATCACGCGCTCATTGTCAATCCCTTGCGATTTCGAGTGGGCATCGCCCTTGCGTCAAGACGCCCGAGAATTCAAAGTGTCGCTTCTCCGTCCATGACGCCCATCGAGCACAACGACCCCGTCAATTCCCGCATCCTCGCCATTTCCGAGGACAAGATCCGTGGCTTTGTCCGCGAACCGTTCCACGAAATTTCCCGGCTCTCCGGTGTCGAACTCCCCGTCGTGCTCGAGCGCAT comes from Chthoniobacterales bacterium and encodes:
- a CDS encoding peptidylprolyl isomerase — protein: MERCPLQRIFSVVSILVVVVLMTLPARGGTKVRIATTIGNIDFELYDQDKPVTVTNFLRYLKAGRYSGCFLHRLSPGFVLQGGGYGLTANPDGTYAVTAVEAYAPIVNEFSVGKTYSNTYGTIAMAKLPAEDGDGNPVPGGGPDSATSEWFLNLADNSASLDSQNGGFTVFGRVIAGFDVLALFNTAFVDEANDGVGVYNASGALGNAFTNLPLLANGLNTDNLVFSEIMILPETSVPILPSIAIKGAARLSTGKSILTLKGTASSSVAKIEWRLGKKGKFRLSSAGSTWKLRVKGLEMGKNIVTVRGVGADGVRGAPKKLRILRK